One stretch of Xiphophorus maculatus strain JP 163 A chromosome 19, X_maculatus-5.0-male, whole genome shotgun sequence DNA includes these proteins:
- the LOC102236828 gene encoding myotubularin-related protein 9-like isoform X2: protein MEFSDHIKTANVEDVVLRQPLHPPSRGTLCVTGHHLLFSDREEGSSRQVLLLLRNIDAIEKRMPGSSGTITIKCKDLCVLQLDIPGMEQCLNIAHSIETLSCLDNVSEMYPFFYRPNDLSLREQWGLSTPEKHYTQIKELHKKWRLSSVNKKYSVCPSYPPVVIVPKGIDDETLKKVAKFRQGGRFPVLCYYHRKNGMVIMRSSQPLTGANKKRCKEDELLLQVVIEDSDKGFIIDTRSSQQVQQARMTGGGFESKSCYSHWKRLHKQMERGKALQESLIKLVEACGDESHNVDRWLSKLENSKWLSHVQTALSAAGLLVECVERDGHSALVHGYEGTDCTLLICTLAQLIMDPSCRTLEGFLALLDREWLQAGHPFQQRCAHSAYSHARLQQESPIFLLLLDCVWQLWRQFPLALGFSETLLLRLANEVYASDYGTFLCNNDQERCAMQVKDRTHCLFQALLRPPERDYYSNPLYEPNELAIWPSVHPQSLQLWRGFFLRWTQQARHLEAVQEEIRSMVIEWHRVTQR, encoded by the exons ATGGAGTTTTCTGACCACATTAAGACGGCCAACGTGGAGGATGTTGTGCTCCGTCAGCCGCTGCACCCACCGAGCAGAGGGACCCTGTGCGTCACCGGTCACCACCTGCTCTTCTCCGACAGGGAGGAGGGAAGCTCCAGGCAGGTTCTGCTTCTTCTCAGGAATATCGATGCCATTGAGAAAAG GATGCCTGGATCATCTGGGACAATCACCATCAAGTGCAAAGATCTGTGCGTGCTTCAGCTGGACATTCCAGGCATGGAGCAGTGCCTCAACATTGCGCACTCGATTGAG accCTGTCCTGCCTGGACAATGTGTCGGAGATGTATCCTTTCTTTTACAGGCCCAATGACCTCAGCCTGCGGGAGCAGTGGGGTCTCTCAACCCCTGAAAAACACTACACTCAAATTAAGGAACTT catAAGAAATGGAGGTTGAGCAGTGTGAACAAAAAATACTCCGTGTGCCCTTCCTATCCTCCGGTAGTCATTGTTCCAAAAGGCATCGACGATGAAACACTGAAGAAAGTGGCCAAATTTAGGCAGGGTGGCCGCTTCCCTGTCTTGTGCTACTATCATCGAAAGAATGGCATG gtGATCATGCGCAGCAGCCAGCCACTGACGGGTGCCAACAAGAAACGCTGCAAGGAAGACGAACTCCTCCTTCAGGTTGTGATTGAGGACTCAGATAAAGGTTTCATTATTGACACTCGTTCAAGTCAGCAGGTTCAGCAGGCTCGGATGACAGGCGGCGGCTTTGAGTCCAAATCATGCTACAGCCACTGGAAGAGGCTTCACAAACAGATGGAAAG GGGTAAGGCCCTTCAGGAGAGCCTGATTAAACTGGTGGAAGCCTGCGGAGATGAGTCCCACAATGTGGACCGCTGGCTCAGTAAGCTGGAGAATTCAAAATGGCTGTCTCACGTCCAGACTGCTCTGTCCGCAGCTGGCCTGCTGGTAGAGTGTGTGGAGAG GGACGGTCATTCAGCTCTGGTCCATGGCTATGAAGGTACAGACTGCACTTTGCTCATCTGCACTCTGGCCCAACTCATCATGGACCCGAGCTGCCGCACTCTGGAGGGTTTCCTGGCTCTCCTGGACAGGGAGTGGCTACAG GCAGGACATCCGTTCCAGCAGCGGTGTGCCCATTCAGCCTACTCCCACGCTCGCCTCCAGCAGGAGTCTCCaatcttcctgctgctgctggactgTGTTTGGCAGCTTTGGCGCCAGTTCCCCCTGGCGCTGGGTTTCTCTGAGACGCTGCTCCTCAGACTGGCAAATGAGGTCTACGCTTCAGACTACGGCACGTTTCTGTGCAACAATGACCAGGAGAG GTGTGCCATGCAAGTGAAGGACAGGACTCACTGTTTGTTCCAGGCCCTGCTGAGGCCGCCTGAGAGAGATTACTACTCAAACCCTCTGTATGAACCCAACGAACTGGCAATCTGGCCCTCAGTTCACCCACAGTCCCTGCAGCTCTGGAGAG GCTTTTTCCTGAGGTGGACGCAGCAGGCGCGACATCTAGAGGCAGTTCAGGAGGAAATAAGGAGCATGGTCATTGAGTGGCATAGGGTGACCCAGAGGTGA
- the LOC102237091 gene encoding protein FAM167A-like, which yields MDFKELGADCSEGDTEDLDSVKALTEKLKLQTRRPSYLEWQERLQSRPWTDRSPTDCPDSAEGDVSMPTILRNDNSELVVRNICGFDTIDDALEFLRKELREMQVQDNRLARQLIRLRGEIHRLKVEQVCHRHKEMLDDATYELEECEEESDLLCDIPMKAAFALSTPLKHLGLTKMNINSRRFSLC from the exons ATGGATTTTAAAGAGCTTGGAGCTGATTGCTCGGAGGGAGACACGGAGGATCTGGACAGCGTCAAGGCGCTGACGGAGAAGCTGAAGCTGCAGACGCGCAGACCGTCCTATCTGGAGTGGCAGGAACGGTTGCAGAGTCGCCCTTGGACGGACAGGAGCCCCACGGACTGTCCGGACTCCGCTGAAGGAGACGTTTCCATGCCCACAATTTTGAGAAATGACAACTCAGAGCTTGTTGTGCGCAACATATGCGGCTTTGATACCATTGATGATGCGCTGGAGTTTCTGAGAAAAGAGCTG AGGGAGATGCAAGTCCAGGACAACCGACTGGCCCGGCAGCTGATCCGCCTTCGTGGGGAGATCCACCGTCTGAAAGTAGAGCAGGTGTGCCACCGTCACAAGGAGATGCTGGATGATGCCACTTACGAGTTGGAGGAGTGCGAAGAGGAGTCTGACCTACTGTGCGACATCCCCATGAAGGCCGCCTTTGCTCTCTCCACGCCTCTGAAACACCTAGGCCTCACCAAAATGAACATCAACTCCAGACGTTTCTCACTGTGTTGA
- the LOC102236828 gene encoding myotubularin-related protein 9-like isoform X1, with protein sequence MEFSDHIKTANVEDVVLRQPLHPPSRGTLCVTGHHLLFSDREEGSSRQVLLLLRNIDAIEKSVENLLGYSGFLSKAAHSDRMPGSSGTITIKCKDLCVLQLDIPGMEQCLNIAHSIETLSCLDNVSEMYPFFYRPNDLSLREQWGLSTPEKHYTQIKELHKKWRLSSVNKKYSVCPSYPPVVIVPKGIDDETLKKVAKFRQGGRFPVLCYYHRKNGMVIMRSSQPLTGANKKRCKEDELLLQVVIEDSDKGFIIDTRSSQQVQQARMTGGGFESKSCYSHWKRLHKQMERGKALQESLIKLVEACGDESHNVDRWLSKLENSKWLSHVQTALSAAGLLVECVERDGHSALVHGYEGTDCTLLICTLAQLIMDPSCRTLEGFLALLDREWLQAGHPFQQRCAHSAYSHARLQQESPIFLLLLDCVWQLWRQFPLALGFSETLLLRLANEVYASDYGTFLCNNDQERCAMQVKDRTHCLFQALLRPPERDYYSNPLYEPNELAIWPSVHPQSLQLWRGFFLRWTQQARHLEAVQEEIRSMVIEWHRVTQR encoded by the exons ATGGAGTTTTCTGACCACATTAAGACGGCCAACGTGGAGGATGTTGTGCTCCGTCAGCCGCTGCACCCACCGAGCAGAGGGACCCTGTGCGTCACCGGTCACCACCTGCTCTTCTCCGACAGGGAGGAGGGAAGCTCCAGGCAGGTTCTGCTTCTTCTCAGGAATATCGATGCCATTGAGAAAAG TGTGGAAAACCTTTTGGGCTATTCCGGCTTCCTCTCAAAAGCAGCCCACAGTGACAG GATGCCTGGATCATCTGGGACAATCACCATCAAGTGCAAAGATCTGTGCGTGCTTCAGCTGGACATTCCAGGCATGGAGCAGTGCCTCAACATTGCGCACTCGATTGAG accCTGTCCTGCCTGGACAATGTGTCGGAGATGTATCCTTTCTTTTACAGGCCCAATGACCTCAGCCTGCGGGAGCAGTGGGGTCTCTCAACCCCTGAAAAACACTACACTCAAATTAAGGAACTT catAAGAAATGGAGGTTGAGCAGTGTGAACAAAAAATACTCCGTGTGCCCTTCCTATCCTCCGGTAGTCATTGTTCCAAAAGGCATCGACGATGAAACACTGAAGAAAGTGGCCAAATTTAGGCAGGGTGGCCGCTTCCCTGTCTTGTGCTACTATCATCGAAAGAATGGCATG gtGATCATGCGCAGCAGCCAGCCACTGACGGGTGCCAACAAGAAACGCTGCAAGGAAGACGAACTCCTCCTTCAGGTTGTGATTGAGGACTCAGATAAAGGTTTCATTATTGACACTCGTTCAAGTCAGCAGGTTCAGCAGGCTCGGATGACAGGCGGCGGCTTTGAGTCCAAATCATGCTACAGCCACTGGAAGAGGCTTCACAAACAGATGGAAAG GGGTAAGGCCCTTCAGGAGAGCCTGATTAAACTGGTGGAAGCCTGCGGAGATGAGTCCCACAATGTGGACCGCTGGCTCAGTAAGCTGGAGAATTCAAAATGGCTGTCTCACGTCCAGACTGCTCTGTCCGCAGCTGGCCTGCTGGTAGAGTGTGTGGAGAG GGACGGTCATTCAGCTCTGGTCCATGGCTATGAAGGTACAGACTGCACTTTGCTCATCTGCACTCTGGCCCAACTCATCATGGACCCGAGCTGCCGCACTCTGGAGGGTTTCCTGGCTCTCCTGGACAGGGAGTGGCTACAG GCAGGACATCCGTTCCAGCAGCGGTGTGCCCATTCAGCCTACTCCCACGCTCGCCTCCAGCAGGAGTCTCCaatcttcctgctgctgctggactgTGTTTGGCAGCTTTGGCGCCAGTTCCCCCTGGCGCTGGGTTTCTCTGAGACGCTGCTCCTCAGACTGGCAAATGAGGTCTACGCTTCAGACTACGGCACGTTTCTGTGCAACAATGACCAGGAGAG GTGTGCCATGCAAGTGAAGGACAGGACTCACTGTTTGTTCCAGGCCCTGCTGAGGCCGCCTGAGAGAGATTACTACTCAAACCCTCTGTATGAACCCAACGAACTGGCAATCTGGCCCTCAGTTCACCCACAGTCCCTGCAGCTCTGGAGAG GCTTTTTCCTGAGGTGGACGCAGCAGGCGCGACATCTAGAGGCAGTTCAGGAGGAAATAAGGAGCATGGTCATTGAGTGGCATAGGGTGACCCAGAGGTGA